One genomic window of Aquipuribacter hungaricus includes the following:
- a CDS encoding OAM dimerization domain-containing protein — protein sequence MTTPTPATTGASGSAGLPDGLPPGMPALVRPYGDTTGDGMVQLSFTLPLPAGKRAEGAAAQLARKMGMDAPMVVHAKPIGDGFTFFVVYGPVSHVVDVAAVEVVEREYPLLSPKEANAAVRESLHRKLVVVGACIGTDAHTVGIDAILNVKGWAGEKGLEYYREMKVVNMGAQVSVPELVERAAAEQADAVLVSQVVTQRDAHVHNTTTMSAAFREAFPAARRPLLVVGGPRFDESAAPALGVDRVFGRGTTPGEVASYLVHAVASRSGDPAPARIPA from the coding sequence ATGACCACCCCGACCCCCGCCACGACGGGCGCCTCCGGTTCCGCCGGCCTGCCGGACGGCCTGCCGCCGGGGATGCCGGCGCTGGTCCGGCCCTACGGCGACACCACCGGCGACGGCATGGTGCAGCTGTCGTTCACCCTGCCGCTGCCCGCGGGCAAGCGGGCCGAGGGTGCCGCCGCCCAGCTCGCCCGGAAGATGGGGATGGACGCCCCGATGGTCGTCCACGCCAAGCCGATCGGTGACGGGTTCACCTTCTTCGTCGTCTACGGCCCGGTCAGCCACGTCGTCGACGTCGCGGCCGTCGAGGTGGTGGAGCGGGAGTACCCGCTGCTCAGCCCCAAGGAGGCCAACGCCGCGGTCCGCGAGAGCCTGCACCGCAAGCTCGTCGTGGTCGGCGCCTGCATCGGCACCGACGCCCACACCGTCGGCATCGACGCGATCCTCAACGTCAAGGGCTGGGCGGGGGAGAAGGGCCTGGAGTACTACCGCGAGATGAAGGTCGTGAACATGGGCGCCCAGGTGTCGGTGCCCGAGCTCGTCGAGCGGGCCGCCGCCGAGCAGGCCGACGCCGTCCTCGTCAGCCAGGTCGTCACCCAGCGGGACGCCCACGTCCACAACACGACGACCATGTCGGCCGCCTTCCGCGAGGCGTTCCCGGCCGCCCGGCGCCCGCTGCTCGTGGTCGGCGGGCCCCGGTTCGACGAGTCCGCCGCGCCGGCGCTCGGCGTCGACCGGGTGTTCGGCCGGGGGACCACGCCGGGCGAGGTCGCCAGCTACCTCGTCCACGCGGTCGCCTCCCGCAGCGGCGACCCCGCCCCTGCGAGGATCCCGGCGTGA
- a CDS encoding hotdog domain-containing protein, with product MTAPEVGLTVVHRRYVSHADAHYGGSLVDGAFSLALFGDVATELCIRTDGDEGLFAGYSDVAFHDAVRAGDVLEVSAELVRVGRRSREVAFEARVVCRAEPERSASASRVLDEPLLATAARGTVVVPSQEGPA from the coding sequence GTGACAGCTCCCGAGGTGGGCCTGACGGTCGTCCACCGCCGCTACGTCTCCCACGCCGACGCCCACTACGGCGGCTCCCTCGTCGACGGGGCGTTCTCGCTGGCCCTGTTCGGCGACGTCGCCACCGAGCTGTGCATCCGCACCGACGGCGACGAGGGCCTGTTCGCCGGGTACTCCGACGTCGCCTTCCACGACGCCGTCCGCGCCGGCGACGTGCTCGAGGTGTCCGCCGAGCTCGTCCGGGTCGGCCGGCGCAGCCGCGAGGTCGCGTTCGAGGCGCGCGTGGTCTGCCGCGCCGAGCCGGAGCGGTCCGCCTCGGCCAGCCGGGTGCTCGACGAGCCGCTGCTCGCCACCGCCGCCCGCGGCACCGTCGTCGTCCCGTCCCAGGAGGGTCCGGCGTGA